The Nicotiana sylvestris chromosome 6, ASM39365v2, whole genome shotgun sequence genomic sequence GCATAGACCAAATTATAACAAGAATATTCGGCAAACTCTTAGTCTCAAAGATGGAAAAAGTTTCAGCTATGCTATTGCAATTTGCTGTCATATGGACAGTActggttgtgaaatttgaaaaagaaactaATAAGTTAAAGCATCAGATAGATACTTCTAGACATTAATGCTAAAGCAACTAGGACAGTTCAAGCAGCACTCTTTTACCTATGTTTCACAATTGGCCTTCTTTATAGTAATGCTGAAGCTCCCCTGTGATTTATGCAAGATTTCAACTCTATACATCTTGCTAGAGCACATAAGCTGCAGAAGTAATCCAAACATAAAGGCCAAGCAATAAGCCGAAACAAATTAATTGAACAGACTGCAGATGAAGCTCACTAGACAGCCCTAGTGCATTAAAACAGAATAAACAAAGGAATGCCAAATACCTATTCTGACAGATCAGTGTCGGTATACAGTACACCACCTCGTGAACTGCAGAATAATTCTTATAACCACCTTGTATGACGGATATCTAAAAGGATATCAAACGCAGAAATAGCCTTCAAAAGGTAGAAGCGACCAAAGTTCAAGCTGCAGATGTATCAGATAGCCTGATTTCAATTATTGAAGCTGGTTTAAGTTAGAGACCGACTGCCATGGAGACCTTATCTCCAGCAAGCAAGATAAATGTTCCCAGTGTTAAATTGATCAGCTTTTCGTTCTTTCTACAGCAATACTtagcttcttttctttttcttctttcttaaaGCATTTAGCTTCTCCCTCACGACTGTCAATCTTTCACATAAGGCTTCGGTGCTTGAATATTCGCCTGCCAATCCTCTCTCTTGCAGATCACTTAGAAGACTTTCACCCTTTGCAAGATCGTTTGCAGAACAGACGGCATTGACAAGAACTGTAAAAGTTGTAACATTGGGACACAGACTCCTCTCTTTCAGCTCCTCATAGAGATCAAACGCATGATCAATACAGCCACCAGCACAAAGGCCCGTTATCAGGACATTGTAAACAATAACATCTGCCTTTGCACCATGAAGATCCATTGTCGCTTTCAATTTTAAGGCCTCAGAGACCTTAGAACTTTTGCAAAGTCCATGCATAACAGTTGTGAACGTGGCAACAGTTGGAATTAGATGCACCCGAAGCATACATTCAAGTACCAGCATTGCTTCCTCCATCTTCCCACGATGCACAAGCCCCCGTATAATCGCACCCTCAGCTACATTACGGGAACTAACACCTAACAACTCCATTTCATCTTTTACTTTGAATGCTCCTTTTACATCTCCAACTTTACACATACTAGTGATTAGATTACTATATTGTCTGTCAATTGGGATGAAGCCCTCTTCGAACATTTTATGCAAGAGACGACGTGAATTTTCGAAGTCCAATGTTCTTTTCAGTCCCTTAAATATTGAGTTGTAAGTGTCTCCATCAGGAGAAACACCAACGGCAGTCATTAAAGTAAGTAGATCAAGGGCCTTCTTCATCTCACCCCTTTCACTATATTTACTGATAATCATGCTGAATGTGAATTTATCTGCCACTGTTCCTCCCACAATAATCTTTATCATAAACTTAACTCCAATATCCAGCAGGCTCGACTCACAGAGTCCACAAATCACATAATGGCATGTTAATTTATCTGGAGCAAAACCTTTTTTTCTAAGTGACTGATACAACTTAGAGCACTCAGATATGTTTTTCTGTCTCGAGTAGCCTCGTAATAGAATATTGTATGTAGCCAAGGAAGGCATTTGATTTCTCTGTCTCATTGTAGAAATGAAACTGCTAACCTTATCCATTTGACCATGTTTTGTGTAACCATCCATCATCACATTCAGTGCCACTGTATCTGGGGTAAGTCCACTCCTTGTCATCTCATCATAGAAGTAATGGGCAACCTTAGGCAAGCCACTCTTGAAAAGACCATCAATGATGCACGTATACATGACCTGGTTTGAAGAGGGGTTTCCTCTATTTAATGCTCTTCCCAACAGAAGAATTGCAGCAACCAACTTATCCTTCCCACACAAGCCAGCTAGGAGATTGGTGTATGTATGACTATCAGGGAGCACGTTATTCTGAACCATCTCATCGATAAGGATTAACGCCATGTGCAAGTGGCCTAACTTACAGAGCTCAGCCAGCAATGAGTTGTAGACAACAACATCTGTAGCACAGCAAATTCCACGGAGTCTATCAAAAAACCCAAGTGCCTCTGTAAGGTTTCCTCCTCTGCATATTCCCTTTAGTAAGCTTGCATAGGTGTACAAGCTAGGCTGACTACCCAAGTTAATCATTTCGTCAAACCAGGATAGTGCTTTTAACCCTTCACCTACACTTCCGTAGCAATCAATAACAGAAGTAAAAGCAATAGAACTGGGAACAAGACCAATCTTATGCATGTGACGCATGAAATCCTCTGCCTCTCTTACTCTTCCACAAGTACAAAGAGAAGATATTAGTGAGTTGCATATGAAAGTGTTAGGACTATGGCCTGATTTTTGCATCATTGCATAGACTCTGATTGCTTTTAGGGGATCTTGCTGCTTACAGAAGTTGTAGATCAAAGTAGAGTATACCACATCGTTTGGAAAAACACCAAACCTGTACATCTTACTTAATATCTCCATTGCTGTATTTAGCATTCCAGCTTTACAAAATCCATTTAGAAGCACCGAGTATGCAACAACATCAAGACATATACCCCTCTCAAACATTTCCTCAAGTAAAGGTACAACTTCTCCAAGTGACCCCATTTTGCACATCCCTTCTATTAACATTGTATATGCAATATGATTAGGAGATAATCCATcaaacttcatcttcttgaggaTATTTCTTGCAGAATCTAATATGCCATGCTTGCAGAAACCGTTCAAGAGAGCCCCATAACTAACTTCATTGGGCGTTAAACCTCTTAGCTCCATTTCATTCAGCATTTCTTGAGCCTCTTTAAGATTGCCTGCTAGACAATGCCCATCAATCAAAGCATTGAAAGTTATACAATTTGGTGAAAGATTTAATGTCAGCATCTCATGAAAAATCTTCATTGCAACATCAATCTTACCCTCTTTCACAAACCCGTTAATAAGAGTGTTATAAGTGATATGATTCGGAACAATCAATCTCTTCCTCATCTTCCTCAATAGTAAATAACCTTTAGAACTCCTATTATTCCTACATAAGTCATCTATAAACATATTGTACGTACAAACATCAGCCTCAAGACCCTTAGAATTCATGCAATCGATCAATTCTAAAGCTTCTTTATACCTGCCCTTTTTGCAATACCAATTAAGCAAAGTATTATAAGTAACCACATCAGGGATATAACCACTCTCTACCATCTTCGCAAGCAAATAACTCGCTCTCTTGACCTTTCCTTTGGCACAAAGAACTTGTAAAAGTATATTGAATGTACCAACATTAGGGCAAACATGTTTAGCAATCATTTCTTTGAAAAACGACCATACACACTCAGCATTCTGCTGCTTCCCCATCGCTGCTAAGAGCATATTACAAGTGTAAACCGATGGTTTAAATGCTCGAGAACTCATCAAATGGAAAATCTGAAGAGCATAATTAAGTGTACCTTTTCTCACATAAACCCTAATTAAAACATCAAAAACAGAAGGGTTCGAACTACAAAGACGATATGTATCCATAAGAGACTCAAAAACAGAACTTGGCGTAACACCTATGTCAGATAAATGCCTCAAAATTGACTTAACATAGTCATGCATTCTAGCTCTAACGAGTATGTGGGTAGTTATACCATACATATGAATAATGTGACTGAATTCTAAACCGGGTTGCTTAATAAACCAGTTCAAAAATTTCAAAGCTAACTTCCCATGAATTGGCCTCAGTGAAGCCATTTTATACCCCATATGATTGAGCGAGTCCCAACGGTCCATGGTTAGAATAGTGTAGATACTCTTCTCCATTTTTTCACCTGTTCACACATATATATAAACTTAAAAACATATAcatgaaaaagaaaattaaaagaagaagtgAAAAAAGGGAGAGGGGGAAAAAGTACTTGCTGCTTGGGAGTTCACTGGATAATTATTTGCTGTGCGAACTTTTCTAGAGAACCCCATTTGAGAGAAAGCTCTAAACCGCGAACGCATCGCATCAATGGTTAATTTTGTATTTGACTTTTGGTGTAGCGGTGCTGTTTTTGTGTTACATTCTGCGGAAGCCAAATGGAAAATGGCACTGCCAGCTGATGAATTGTATTGGAATGAAACAGCCAAAAACTGTGTTTATTTCCTAAACAAATGTCCAAAAGTGGGCGGAGTGCTATTTCCTAAACTTCAAGGACGCAAGTGTAAATATTACACACTTGTCAAAACCCAGCTGTGATACTAGGCTTTAACATAAACCCCAGCccttatttttggttatttttgcagaCAGAAAATTTTAGAATTTTATAACACGGCTAAATTATCAATTTGCTTCCGTTACAATTACtactgtatagggtaaaatatgctatGACACGTGGCTGTCCAGAAGAGGGACACGTAGAACCCAAGACGGGGGATGGCTAAGGCCGAAGGCAACTGTTCGGTCTGTCACCGGAAgaataaagcttataagaatataATAAATACTTTTCGCCCAGTAGTATTTAATAGAGAATATTTCATGGCATTAAATACGATTGTTCGCTACAAGGAATTTAGCATTTGTATTCACCGTTGCATCTtcatcaatgaccctcataattgacattaaaaaGGGGTACGATCCTAAAACCTCCTTCCCTAGACGTAGTTATAAATAGTGCGCTCAGTTATCGTTGTAAAGGACACGAATATTCTGGAAAACTTATGCTACATTCCATACAAAGCTTAATACAATCTTATTTCCTTGCTTTTTAATTTCATTGTTGTTGTGCCCGAAAACCCTATTCCCGGAACTGCTGTTTCTGCTATTTCGTCTACATCGTAAGGCTAAGTATTGCAtaattcttcaattattttattatttcaggatTAAATTAATTCACTTATCTAGAAATCACGTATAAATTCAGctgtaccgttttacgggtaaacaatttggcgtccaccgtggggcCTAGACAGTCGTGCAATTAAATTGATTCTTGCCCTTTTACTAACATGTTTTGATTATTTTGTCTTAcaaaaaatcataagaaatggcAGATAACACTTTTAACAACACGCACAACCCCGAGATTCGAGGAGATCAGCCTCATTTCGAGGACTCAATCAGCGACACCCACAATGAGGGGAATGGCGCCACACCGGTGCATGACAGGCAATATCCTCGACATGTTGGGGAGACAACTCCCGTTGATGCTGATGAGGAACATGTCGTTGATGCGGTAAGGGTCTTGTAAGAGCAACATGCGATCATTATAGGCCACCTCATGCAACAAGATAAGGTTATGACGGAGTTGAAGTAGGCGCTATCGGGGGCTTCTAATAATGCGAACAGACGAGATCCAATTCCTCCCGGCGCTCCCCCGAATCAAACAACGAGGGTCGAAAACAACACTCCTAAGGGCGAAGTTGACACCGATAGGGCTGGGGAGAGCGAATCCGGCCTCAATAACGAGAATCGTCCTTTTAAGAATGAACTTTTACGGTTtatgagtgtcacacctcctttttcgcccgtgCCGCCTCAAGGGGgcgcggggggggggggagttttttccaattaaaggacaatcgaaacaggatttatttatttatttcagagtcgccacttgggagatttatggtgtcccaagtcaccggttttaatcccgaatcgaggaaaatatgactctgtttaacagtccgcgaaccagaaattcgagtaaggaattctgttaatccgggagaaggtgttaggcactcccgaattccgtggttctagcacggtcgcttaacaatttatacttggcctaattatctgacttGTTACACATTTTAAAATTATTGCGTATTTTTAacttttattaccgcttttagcttgattatttgtaattatagaattgtcttgaaacgaatcacgcgtacatATATTCGTTTTATTTTTTGTATGTAAGGAATC encodes the following:
- the LOC104233244 gene encoding pentatricopeptide repeat-containing protein At5g55840; amino-acid sequence: MRSRFRAFSQMGFSRKVRTANNYPVNSQAASEKMEKSIYTILTMDRWDSLNHMGYKMASLRPIHGKLALKFLNWFIKQPGLEFSHIIHMYGITTHILVRARMHDYVKSILRHLSDIGVTPSSVFESLMDTYRLCSSNPSVFDVLIRVYVRKGTLNYALQIFHLMSSRAFKPSVYTCNMLLAAMGKQQNAECVWSFFKEMIAKHVCPNVGTFNILLQVLCAKGKVKRASYLLAKMVESGYIPDVVTYNTLLNWYCKKGRYKEALELIDCMNSKGLEADVCTYNMFIDDLCRNNRSSKGYLLLRKMRKRLIVPNHITYNTLINGFVKEGKIDVAMKIFHEMLTLNLSPNCITFNALIDGHCLAGNLKEAQEMLNEMELRGLTPNEVSYGALLNGFCKHGILDSARNILKKMKFDGLSPNHIAYTMLIEGMCKMGSLGEVVPLLEEMFERGICLDVVAYSVLLNGFCKAGMLNTAMEILSKMYRFGVFPNDVVYSTLIYNFCKQQDPLKAIRVYAMMQKSGHSPNTFICNSLISSLCTCGRVREAEDFMRHMHKIGLVPSSIAFTSVIDCYGSVGEGLKALSWFDEMINLGSQPSLYTYASLLKGICRGGNLTEALGFFDRLRGICCATDVVVYNSLLAELCKLGHLHMALILIDEMVQNNVLPDSHTYTNLLAGLCGKDKLVAAILLLGRALNRGNPSSNQVMYTCIIDGLFKSGLPKVAHYFYDEMTRSGLTPDTVALNVMMDGYTKHGQMDKVSSFISTMRQRNQMPSLATYNILLRGYSRQKNISECSKLYQSLRKKGFAPDKLTCHYVICGLCESSLLDIGVKFMIKIIVGGTVADKFTFSMIISKYSERGEMKKALDLLTLMTAVGVSPDGDTYNSIFKGLKRTLDFENSRRLLHKMFEEGFIPIDRQYSNLITSMCKVGDVKGAFKVKDEMELLGVSSRNVAEGAIIRGLVHRGKMEEAMLVLECMLRVHLIPTVATFTTVMHGLCKSSKVSEALKLKATMDLHGAKADVIVYNVLITGLCAGGCIDHAFDLYEELKERSLCPNVTTFTVLVNAVCSANDLAKGESLLSDLQERGLAGEYSSTEALCERLTVVREKLNALRKKKKKRS